One region of Niallia sp. Man26 genomic DNA includes:
- the essA gene encoding type VII secretion protein EssA, producing MKRCKWIIYLVICFMGINVYFYNEAVKKAYAETNTNIDELAPNDYEGKSTDKNTDLLDEDASSSSKSEIPEEQKQLIFDGKKTFSADDVKEKLFQKAATNKIEQNAEQLGLFAGDDEIRQAGVSEETLPDTTSSLSLFLGILIAVCITLLGIVLTVFYRTAKQWERKGQ from the coding sequence ATGAAACGATGTAAATGGATTATATATCTGGTTATTTGTTTTATGGGAATAAATGTTTATTTTTACAATGAAGCTGTGAAAAAAGCATATGCAGAGACAAATACAAATATTGATGAATTGGCACCAAATGATTATGAAGGTAAATCAACTGACAAAAATACAGACTTGCTTGATGAGGATGCTTCCTCATCAAGTAAGTCTGAAATTCCAGAAGAACAAAAGCAGCTCATATTTGACGGCAAAAAGACCTTTTCTGCTGATGATGTCAAAGAGAAGCTATTCCAAAAAGCAGCCACAAATAAGATTGAACAGAATGCAGAACAGCTTGGATTGTTTGCAGGTGATGATGAAATAAGGCAAGCGGGAGTATCAGAAGAAACATTGCCTGATACCACCTCCTCTTTATCCTTATTTTTAGGCATTTTGATTGCTGTCTGCATCACTTTGCTTGGCATCGTTTTAACTGTTTTCTATCGGACAGCAAAACAATGGGAAAGAAAGGGGCAATAA
- the esaA gene encoding type VII secretion protein EsaA, with amino-acid sequence MKGFPIWKIIIALVVIIGSPLLFFKAIGENPLKEKENATKSIAIVNEDVGVQGEQEIRLGESAASILAKDSAYNWSVVGRSAGESGLRNNKYDAVIYIPSDFSKKVMDYESENPAKVTFDYKLQAQLNAVNTEKVKLEIEKATKRTNQRVSSLYWSYVATDMNSVKKEFDQILQKELDFQTTMLAFYKPSSKDLTDQIKEQQTMLNNIKNSFGQVADQGTDQAASADSFSEDLTGFVDNVKAYEQYQQEQQKLLASIQEDAVANISTATENQKSPYLQTQNLLNENEQTVLQQMADLNTSLQTNESLLLETKQERVDTVGSQLLSYNQYQSNLLDYYQQLVDTKTLNSLQTKIVAAKQGLSDGEEVLLPEAPPENPEVPEEMTDDDVTEDPGTEPDEGTEEEGAASDKPADDSGENSSATIEQDGTNGNEQTGEEQEQQPGGSNEAGSEQKELGDIHAALQSLEEQLASMAGSTSSEEVAKAVEQLKAINERVLKVSESLKTSGDNQQGYVKGLLSQIAELTNQLTNNATSLTELETKNEDLNKQLEELTKQKERLIEYAEDLTEVNDELRDQLSQYADNMTAILDVIEEKEQSILSSEALSGERKQELESWFDKDMETGKVVDLLYYYAFLNEYEGTLSSMLGQNPAKEEVMANEDFLKQIQAIFQVTDEEASYWNQLEQETPTMRDGLTALNDRFTLFMADYKKTMDENQSILLDSFTSMQEDASKLMEQIQQPVQNEAGNLSAEAKGTGVATSYKLIQEQMSSFHNGLKEASESQDTIIDYTNDLHQEVSAVQTDADVLNNKWSTNVKSTQLIRDDVFSVLGNAFVDDQSNGVVYDFLSSPLQLTAGTSEKVETNTVPPVVVLFIVLLSSLLIGYTTYYFNSLPYWVRAALFLLVNTLVGFIISLYGLKIYQLAEQATMEWTVFTILLLMVSSGIITVAFSLHRLAGLFVTAGMVALYVTPLLALSTPNFKFTDPMSNVYISIQYSTESLFAPAAIILVFALLLLIVLQVLIERFKGSSSSLEHEVGANETM; translated from the coding sequence GTGAAGGGCTTTCCTATATGGAAGATAATTATCGCATTAGTTGTCATTATTGGTTCCCCATTGCTGTTTTTTAAGGCAATTGGGGAAAATCCCCTTAAAGAGAAGGAGAACGCAACAAAATCAATTGCTATTGTAAACGAAGATGTTGGTGTACAAGGGGAGCAAGAAATTCGTTTAGGCGAAAGTGCTGCAAGTATTTTGGCAAAAGACTCTGCATATAACTGGAGTGTTGTTGGCAGAAGCGCCGGCGAAAGCGGGCTGCGCAACAATAAATATGATGCTGTCATTTATATTCCATCAGACTTTTCGAAGAAAGTAATGGATTATGAGAGTGAGAACCCAGCCAAGGTGACATTTGATTATAAGTTGCAAGCACAATTAAATGCTGTCAATACAGAGAAGGTAAAGCTGGAAATTGAAAAAGCAACAAAGCGGACAAATCAGCGCGTATCTTCTTTATATTGGAGCTATGTCGCGACAGACATGAATTCTGTTAAGAAGGAATTCGACCAAATCCTGCAAAAGGAGCTTGATTTCCAAACTACGATGCTTGCCTTTTATAAGCCGAGCTCAAAGGATTTAACAGATCAGATAAAAGAACAGCAAACTATGCTAAACAATATTAAGAACTCCTTCGGGCAAGTTGCTGATCAAGGGACAGATCAGGCAGCTTCAGCTGATTCCTTTTCAGAGGACTTAACAGGTTTTGTTGATAATGTGAAAGCATATGAACAATATCAACAGGAGCAACAAAAGCTTCTTGCAAGCATTCAAGAGGATGCGGTTGCCAATATTAGCACAGCGACAGAAAACCAAAAGTCGCCGTATTTGCAGACACAAAACTTGTTAAATGAGAATGAACAAACAGTTTTGCAGCAAATGGCCGACTTGAACACTTCTCTGCAGACAAATGAAAGCCTGCTTCTAGAAACAAAGCAAGAGCGAGTTGATACAGTCGGAAGCCAGCTGCTTTCCTATAATCAATATCAAAGCAATCTTTTAGACTATTATCAGCAGTTAGTTGATACGAAAACACTTAACTCCTTGCAGACTAAAATAGTAGCTGCAAAACAAGGTTTATCAGATGGAGAAGAAGTGCTGCTGCCAGAGGCTCCGCCGGAAAACCCGGAAGTGCCAGAGGAAATGACGGACGATGATGTTACAGAAGATCCAGGAACAGAGCCTGATGAAGGCACAGAAGAAGAGGGAGCAGCTAGTGATAAGCCAGCTGATGACAGCGGTGAAAACTCATCTGCCACAATTGAGCAAGACGGAACGAACGGAAACGAGCAAACAGGTGAAGAACAGGAACAACAGCCTGGAGGTTCGAATGAAGCAGGTAGTGAACAAAAGGAATTAGGAGATATCCATGCTGCTTTGCAAAGCCTTGAGGAACAATTGGCAAGCATGGCAGGCAGCACCTCTAGCGAAGAAGTGGCAAAGGCTGTTGAACAGCTGAAGGCTATTAATGAGCGTGTGCTGAAAGTGAGCGAAAGTCTAAAGACAAGCGGTGATAACCAGCAAGGTTATGTTAAAGGACTGCTTTCACAAATTGCCGAACTAACAAATCAGCTCACCAATAACGCAACAAGCTTAACAGAGCTGGAAACGAAGAATGAAGACTTAAATAAACAACTCGAAGAGCTGACGAAGCAAAAAGAAAGATTAATAGAGTACGCAGAGGATTTAACAGAGGTAAATGACGAGCTGAGAGACCAGCTTTCCCAATACGCTGATAATATGACCGCAATATTGGATGTGATTGAAGAAAAGGAACAGTCTATATTATCATCTGAAGCTCTTTCCGGAGAGCGTAAACAGGAGCTTGAGAGCTGGTTTGATAAAGATATGGAGACAGGCAAAGTGGTAGATCTCCTTTATTACTATGCGTTCTTAAACGAGTATGAAGGCACATTGTCAAGCATGCTCGGTCAGAATCCAGCAAAAGAAGAAGTTATGGCAAATGAAGATTTCCTTAAACAAATTCAAGCTATCTTCCAAGTAACAGATGAAGAAGCCAGCTATTGGAATCAGCTGGAGCAGGAAACACCAACAATGCGTGACGGTTTAACTGCATTAAACGATAGATTTACTTTGTTTATGGCAGATTACAAGAAAACAATGGATGAAAATCAAAGCATTCTTTTAGACAGCTTTACTTCCATGCAAGAGGATGCGAGCAAACTAATGGAGCAAATTCAGCAGCCGGTTCAAAACGAGGCTGGCAATTTAAGTGCCGAAGCAAAGGGAACTGGAGTTGCAACGAGCTACAAGCTTATTCAAGAGCAAATGAGCTCCTTCCACAATGGGCTCAAGGAAGCAAGCGAAAGTCAGGATACCATTATTGATTACACCAATGATTTACATCAAGAGGTTTCTGCTGTTCAGACAGATGCAGATGTGCTGAACAATAAATGGTCAACAAATGTTAAGTCAACACAGCTAATAAGAGATGACGTCTTCTCCGTGCTTGGCAATGCTTTTGTTGACGATCAATCGAATGGTGTTGTTTATGACTTCCTTTCAAGTCCGCTGCAGCTGACTGCAGGAACTTCTGAAAAGGTTGAAACAAACACAGTGCCGCCGGTAGTTGTGCTGTTTATCGTTTTATTAAGCAGTCTGTTAATCGGTTATACAACCTACTATTTCAACAGCCTGCCATATTGGGTAAGAGCAGCACTATTCCTGCTCGTCAACACCCTTGTCGGCTTTATCATCAGCCTTTACGGTCTGAAAATATATCAGCTGGCAGAGCAGGCCACAATGGAATGGACGGTGTTCACTATCTTATTGCTAATGGTAAGCTCAGGCATAATTACTGTAGCATTTTCACTGCACCGCCTTGCCGGTCTGTTTGTAACAGCAGGTATGGTTGCTTTGTATGTCACACCATTGCTGGCATTGAGCACACCTAACTTTAAATTTACTGATCCGATGAGCAATGTATATATTTCCATTCAGTACAGCACTGAATCATTATTTGCTCCGGCTGCTATCATCCTGGTGTTTGCACTGCTTCTTCTTATCGTTCTGCAGGTGCTGATTGAACGATTTAAAGGTTCCTCCAGCAGCTTAGAGCATGAGGTGGGAGCTAATGAAACGATGTAA
- a CDS encoding T7SS effector LXG polymorphic toxin, with protein sequence MKVLDGNSLRETMEARAKHYSSIREQFAQLRKAFQDIVELNEFEGRGAEAIKGFYRGQIEVTEAWQRLIDRQIAFFEGVQGKLEDKNLGSNTRVETGFLEEALLYKERQADEMVSEQRKALQNIFAEIEDLISLDPFSRERFDNEMVEARKKRTDTLDAVGQTDQELLEEYLSSEGEEFYVAALFRALLEATKQGSDISPIHFNADAYLTSEVYQLKSEAEAQTDAYLSFKKEEKEAREIANRPWYEDLWEGTKTFAGEFSGYYDYLRAKDGVDPVTGEKLSAGQRVTAGAMAAAGFIPIVGWAGRAIKGGKGIYSATKAITAADHALDAYRSASTFSALEKTEMGLYGLIAANGLSEYMTGNDMFGNELTDEQRQASLAQGIFAGLPFVPTMAREATSMGKGWIDDVTQRISSSPKLVTETGIVHIDDTVKAESKAVESVSGEKDKALSLLSGQQRPQLKNGPIKTKTSESIQIILEKYGYSVDEFLVLLHPDKLLSEEDFQKVNLIRDEIGLPPKNTPMAKVIPQSDLYNYLYNEEYSGVRGFTAVKEHTEKLITLEEKFEGARLDYNNTAFKITNGIDGISESVGSPDNFFGTIEYKILEPEQLSIPRWEPKPDSYPYTGRGFTGSREVVLPEYYQQARKFVDGDLLIIRDSKTGEPVFKFIFDEEVGWVKDN encoded by the coding sequence GTGAAGGTATTAGATGGAAATAGCTTACGTGAAACAATGGAAGCAAGAGCTAAACACTATTCATCCATACGGGAACAGTTTGCACAGCTGCGCAAAGCCTTTCAAGACATAGTTGAACTAAATGAATTTGAGGGGCGAGGCGCAGAGGCAATTAAAGGATTTTACAGAGGTCAAATAGAAGTAACAGAAGCATGGCAGCGCCTGATAGACAGGCAAATTGCCTTTTTTGAAGGTGTGCAAGGCAAGCTGGAGGATAAGAACTTAGGCAGCAATACTAGAGTGGAAACTGGCTTTCTTGAAGAAGCGCTGCTTTATAAAGAACGACAGGCAGATGAAATGGTCAGTGAGCAGCGCAAAGCTCTCCAAAATATTTTCGCAGAGATCGAGGATCTGATATCCCTCGATCCTTTTTCTAGAGAGCGGTTCGACAACGAAATGGTAGAAGCTAGAAAGAAAAGGACCGATACACTAGATGCCGTCGGGCAAACCGACCAGGAGTTATTAGAAGAATACCTCTCCTCAGAAGGAGAAGAATTCTACGTGGCAGCCCTTTTCCGCGCCCTCCTTGAAGCTACAAAACAGGGCAGCGATATATCACCAATTCATTTTAACGCAGACGCTTACCTAACAAGCGAAGTGTATCAGCTCAAATCTGAAGCAGAAGCACAAACAGATGCATATCTCAGCTTCAAAAAAGAGGAAAAAGAAGCGAGAGAAATAGCAAACCGGCCATGGTACGAAGATCTATGGGAAGGGACCAAAACATTTGCAGGAGAATTCTCCGGCTATTATGATTATCTTAGGGCAAAAGACGGCGTCGACCCCGTAACAGGAGAAAAGCTTTCAGCCGGTCAGCGCGTCACAGCAGGAGCCATGGCCGCAGCAGGATTTATACCAATAGTCGGCTGGGCAGGACGGGCCATCAAAGGCGGCAAAGGCATTTACTCCGCAACGAAAGCCATCACAGCAGCCGATCACGCTCTCGATGCATACAGAAGTGCCAGCACCTTCTCCGCCTTAGAGAAAACAGAAATGGGCCTTTACGGTCTAATCGCAGCAAACGGCCTGTCCGAATACATGACAGGCAATGACATGTTCGGCAACGAACTAACAGACGAGCAAAGGCAAGCAAGCCTTGCCCAAGGCATTTTTGCAGGGCTGCCCTTTGTGCCAACTATGGCGCGGGAAGCGACAAGTATGGGGAAAGGCTGGATTGATGACGTCACACAGCGTATCAGCAGCTCACCTAAACTTGTGACAGAAACCGGAATTGTCCACATCGATGATACTGTAAAAGCAGAAAGTAAGGCAGTGGAGTCTGTTAGCGGGGAAAAGGATAAGGCTTTGAGTTTGTTGTCTGGGCAACAAAGACCACAACTTAAAAATGGGCCAATAAAAACTAAAACTAGTGAATCTATACAAATTATTTTAGAGAAGTATGGTTATTCAGTTGATGAATTTTTGGTTTTATTACATCCAGATAAATTATTAAGTGAAGAAGATTTTCAGAAAGTTAATTTAATTAGAGATGAAATAGGCTTACCGCCAAAAAATACTCCAATGGCAAAAGTAATTCCACAAAGTGATCTATACAATTATCTTTATAATGAAGAATATAGTGGAGTAAGAGGGTTTACTGCTGTGAAGGAGCATACAGAAAAGTTGATAACTTTAGAAGAGAAATTTGAGGGGGCTCGTCTAGATTATAATAATACAGCATTTAAAATAACAAACGGTATTGACGGTATATCAGAGTCTGTTGGAAGTCCAGATAATTTTTTTGGAACAATAGAATATAAGATACTAGAGCCTGAACAGTTATCTATCCCAAGATGGGAGCCTAAACCTGATTCCTATCCGTACACAGGTAGAGGTTTTACAGGAAGCAGAGAAGTTGTTCTTCCAGAATACTACCAACAAGCAAGAAAGTTTGTTGATGGAGATTTGTTGATTATTAGAGATAGCAAAACAGGGGAACCTGTTTTCAAATTTATTTTTGATGAAGAAGTTGGATGGGTTAAAGATAATTAG
- the ybaK gene encoding Cys-tRNA(Pro) deacylase, with translation MAKGKTNAMRILDGLNVSYKIHSYENKDGKIDGVSVADKIGVDNKIVYKTLVVQDGGKEVYVFVIPVAEELDLKKAAKAVHAKKVEMAAVKDIQKLTGYIRGGCSPVGMKKKYTTVLDKGADGLPSIVVSGGKIGLQIELEVKDLMSATDAVLADILS, from the coding sequence ATGGCCAAAGGAAAAACAAATGCAATGCGAATTCTGGATGGATTAAACGTCAGTTATAAAATTCACTCGTATGAAAATAAAGATGGAAAAATTGACGGTGTTTCTGTAGCGGACAAGATTGGTGTTGATAATAAGATTGTGTATAAAACACTTGTTGTCCAAGATGGGGGGAAGGAGGTTTATGTTTTTGTTATTCCAGTTGCCGAGGAGCTAGATTTAAAAAAAGCAGCAAAAGCAGTTCATGCTAAAAAGGTTGAAATGGCAGCAGTAAAAGATATTCAAAAGCTTACAGGTTATATTAGAGGCGGTTGCTCACCTGTGGGCATGAAGAAAAAATATACAACAGTGCTTGATAAAGGTGCAGATGGGCTGCCGTCCATTGTTGTCAGCGGAGGAAAAATAGGTCTGCAGATTGAACTGGAAGTTAAGGATTTAATGTCTGCGACAGACGCAGTGCTCGCTGATATTCTGTCATAA
- a CDS encoding class I SAM-dependent methyltransferase codes for MMKPSYQDALAYYGVNGAHPGGLSLTKYLLQQERITSTTQLLDAGCGTGQTSAFIKKHYPCSVTSIDLHPTMIKRAAIRFQRENLPIRLLEGSVEKLPFPDGSFDIILVESVLIFTDIRSSLSELKRVLKPNGVVLALEMTSERDLTPAEQGNMRAVYGIDRVYTEGEWVRSLVNAGFTNVDIKLSHTVFSHMYANMEAEEEEMDFTVSRNMEMENKLSEHAQILYTYGNFIGYRVYRASL; via the coding sequence ATGATGAAACCATCCTATCAAGATGCACTAGCTTACTACGGGGTAAACGGTGCCCATCCTGGCGGACTTTCCTTGACCAAATACTTGCTGCAGCAAGAAAGAATAACATCAACAACACAACTTTTAGACGCAGGCTGCGGCACAGGACAAACCTCCGCCTTTATAAAAAAACATTATCCATGCTCTGTCACAAGCATCGATCTTCATCCAACAATGATAAAAAGAGCAGCAATCCGTTTCCAAAGGGAGAACTTACCTATCAGACTGCTTGAAGGCAGCGTTGAAAAGCTTCCTTTTCCTGATGGAAGCTTCGATATTATTCTTGTAGAATCTGTCCTTATCTTTACAGATATCCGCAGCTCTTTGAGTGAGCTAAAGCGAGTGCTGAAGCCAAATGGTGTCGTCCTTGCATTGGAAATGACATCTGAAAGGGATTTGACACCAGCAGAACAAGGCAATATGCGGGCTGTGTATGGTATTGACAGGGTATATACAGAAGGAGAATGGGTGCGCAGCTTAGTGAACGCAGGATTTACAAATGTAGACATAAAGCTGTCTCATACTGTTTTCTCCCATATGTATGCCAATATGGAAGCCGAAGAAGAGGAAATGGATTTTACTGTTTCAAGAAATATGGAAATGGAAAATAAGCTATCAGAGCATGCGCAAATCTTATACACATATGGAAATTTCATTGGTTATCGTGTTTACAGGGCCTCTTTGTAA
- a CDS encoding DUF5082 family protein, with amino-acid sequence MSLSSILANLGGDVSGKIDNIERKIKRLRSAKNKVANEQDAMLEEIRQLKKPDLDKNWVGKRADEFDGKREDVYQTMSDIGNREYEYYQSSIENKINFLEIEKASLHGIGVLVSEANKLLDRGEEMVEDVKGKISEIRRML; translated from the coding sequence ATGAGTCTTTCTAGTATACTCGCAAACCTAGGCGGCGATGTAAGCGGCAAAATAGATAATATTGAACGAAAAATTAAAAGGTTAAGATCAGCTAAAAATAAAGTGGCGAATGAGCAGGATGCAATGCTCGAAGAAATCAGACAGCTGAAAAAGCCTGATTTAGACAAAAACTGGGTTGGCAAAAGAGCAGATGAGTTTGACGGAAAGCGGGAAGATGTGTATCAGACGATGAGTGATATTGGGAACAGGGAATATGAATATTACCAAAGCTCAATCGAAAATAAAATCAACTTCCTGGAAATAGAAAAAGCCAGTCTCCATGGTATCGGGGTCCTTGTTTCTGAAGCAAACAAACTATTGGACCGCGGAGAAGAAATGGTTGAGGATGTCAAAGGCAAAATATCTGAAATTAGAAGGATGTTGTGA
- a CDS encoding SDR family oxidoreductase produces MYPEYPYYDQKQEVKTIPIAFPPQHQNRMPGFEYEMNPLPISENPNYQGSGKLKGKVAIITGGDSGIGRAAAYAFVKEGAKVVIVYLNEHRDAQETEQRIKQLGGESLFIAADLRVEENAAVVAQRAIQRFGKIDILVNNHAVQFVQKSILNITKEQLLNTFETNIFSFFYLIKVVLPHLKAGSSIINTTSVTAYEGNKDLIDYSATKGAILTLTRSLSKSLAKKKIRVNAVAPGPIWTPLIPASFSEKNVMTFGTDTPMKRAGQPFELAPAYVYLASDDSSYTTGEVIHINGGQVVTT; encoded by the coding sequence ATGTATCCCGAATATCCATATTATGATCAAAAGCAAGAAGTGAAAACGATCCCCATAGCCTTTCCCCCGCAGCATCAGAACAGAATGCCAGGCTTTGAATATGAGATGAACCCACTGCCTATTTCAGAAAATCCCAACTATCAAGGCAGCGGCAAGCTCAAGGGGAAAGTGGCAATTATTACAGGCGGCGACAGCGGTATTGGCAGGGCAGCAGCATATGCCTTTGTAAAGGAAGGGGCAAAGGTCGTTATCGTTTACTTAAATGAACACAGAGATGCCCAAGAGACAGAGCAGCGAATTAAACAGCTGGGCGGAGAAAGTTTATTTATTGCAGCAGACCTCAGAGTCGAAGAAAACGCAGCGGTTGTTGCACAAAGGGCAATCCAGCGTTTTGGAAAAATTGATATATTAGTCAATAACCATGCCGTACAATTTGTACAAAAGAGCATTCTTAACATTACAAAGGAACAATTGCTGAATACCTTTGAGACGAATATATTTTCATTCTTTTACTTAATAAAGGTTGTGCTTCCTCATTTAAAGGCGGGAAGTTCCATCATTAATACAACTTCTGTCACTGCATATGAGGGAAATAAGGATTTAATTGATTACTCAGCTACAAAGGGTGCAATTCTTACATTGACAAGGTCGTTATCTAAGTCGTTGGCTAAAAAGAAAATCAGGGTGAATGCTGTTGCGCCTGGTCCAATTTGGACACCATTGATTCCGGCAAGCTTTTCTGAAAAGAATGTTATGACTTTCGGGACCGATACACCAATGAAACGGGCCGGCCAGCCGTTTGAGCTTGCGCCTGCTTATGTATACCTGGCGTCTGATGATTCAAGCTACACGACAGGGGAAGTTATTCATATAAACGGCGGGCAAGTCGTAACGACATAA
- a CDS encoding YwqI/YxiC family protein: MATIKLNHANAISKLSNAEQAVHNLDMSSAPTSKLKDNKLDFTSEWKEREERIENLIEEYKKIVLKNVADTKDNIDALKEQDEAITR; this comes from the coding sequence ATGGCTACGATTAAACTAAACCATGCAAATGCAATCAGCAAACTAAGCAATGCAGAACAGGCGGTGCACAATCTTGATATGAGCAGTGCACCGACAAGCAAGCTGAAGGATAACAAGCTTGATTTCACTTCAGAATGGAAAGAAAGAGAAGAACGAATCGAGAACTTGATAGAGGAATACAAAAAGATTGTTCTAAAGAATGTGGCCGATACGAAGGATAATATTGATGCATTGAAGGAACAAGATGAAGCGATAACCAGGTAA
- a CDS encoding NAD(P)/FAD-dependent oxidoreductase codes for MKKTLDCAIIGGGIAGLQAAIQLGRYKHNVLVIDSEKGRSTLCRSYHNILGYPDGISGIELRQKGKQHAESLGVEFLAAAATKVEKQSDSFHIYTEAGEFEAKRLLLATGIIDNIPPFPELYPCLGISVYLCPDCDGYEVKNKKTIVIGNGKVGANMALTLTYWTQELVYINHGGEAIDEEVQKKLDEHHIPVINKQIKKVEAEGSNLKGYTLEDGEFLEGEHSFIAFGGNIVKSELARQLGVQVMDNNHITVDGRTKMTNVENVWAAGDVVAHSEQVTIAMGDGSQAAIWIHKSLLNEK; via the coding sequence ATGAAGAAAACATTGGATTGTGCAATTATTGGCGGAGGTATCGCTGGCTTGCAGGCGGCTATTCAGCTTGGCAGGTATAAACATAATGTATTGGTGATTGATTCAGAAAAGGGCAGGTCTACTCTTTGCAGGAGTTATCATAATATCCTTGGCTATCCGGACGGTATCAGCGGTATCGAGCTGCGTCAGAAGGGAAAGCAGCATGCAGAAAGCCTTGGTGTCGAGTTTCTTGCTGCTGCCGCTACTAAAGTAGAGAAGCAGAGTGACTCTTTTCATATTTATACAGAAGCAGGGGAGTTTGAGGCGAAAAGACTATTGCTCGCAACTGGTATCATTGATAATATTCCGCCATTTCCTGAGCTATATCCTTGTTTAGGTATCAGTGTTTATCTTTGTCCAGATTGTGACGGATATGAGGTTAAGAACAAGAAGACGATTGTTATCGGCAATGGCAAAGTCGGTGCTAATATGGCATTAACATTGACTTATTGGACGCAGGAGCTAGTTTACATTAATCACGGCGGTGAAGCAATTGATGAGGAAGTGCAGAAGAAGCTGGACGAGCATCATATTCCTGTCATAAATAAGCAGATTAAAAAGGTAGAAGCAGAAGGATCCAACTTGAAAGGTTATACATTAGAAGATGGAGAATTTCTTGAAGGAGAACACAGCTTTATTGCATTTGGCGGCAATATTGTTAAGTCAGAACTGGCCAGACAGCTTGGCGTTCAAGTCATGGATAACAACCATATAACGGTTGATGGCAGAACAAAGATGACAAATGTCGAGAATGTTTGGGCTGCTGGAGATGTTGTTGCTCATTCCGAACAAGTGACGATTGCGATGGGGGATGGCTCTCAGGCTGCTATTTGGATACACAAATCTTTATTAAATGAAAAATAA